A single window of Fischerella sp. PCC 9605 DNA harbors:
- a CDS encoding N-acetylmuramoyl-L-alanine amidase — MNFSVWINRLLLISLMLITLIVVIAIGRVKLQPDSKITSNPNSEYPAWSPANVQMQALKEQEDKPQDLSESSVKSTSTPNSKTQIESANKQDDKRQDLPESSVKSIANSKSKAQLKSTSNQGSKLQKIPRYSFKITEAFKQYTPRYEVALAHPSNYGERYVTDINGQSINNQAIIVLHETGDSASSAINTFQTAHDDENQQVSYHALITLDGTVIYIVPPDKRAFGAGNSVFDGPNGSETIQTNPNLEPSVNNFAYHVSLETPPEGRNQEPTHLGYTDAQYYSLAWLIAQSQVPDARITTHRAVDRSGTRIDPRSFDFDKFLDLLHSFRQPLAINRDKKQQAKIAVSEILATILSEKECRDAKFRVSTRILGNA; from the coding sequence ATGAATTTCAGCGTCTGGATAAATAGATTGCTATTGATATCTCTGATGCTCATTACCCTGATCGTTGTCATTGCGATCGGCAGAGTAAAACTACAACCAGATAGCAAAATCACATCAAATCCAAATTCAGAATATCCTGCTTGGAGTCCAGCAAATGTGCAAATGCAGGCGCTGAAAGAGCAAGAAGATAAACCTCAAGATTTATCTGAATCATCCGTCAAGTCCACTTCAACTCCCAATTCCAAGACACAAATTGAATCAGCTAACAAACAAGATGACAAACGTCAAGATTTGCCTGAATCATCAGTCAAGTCTATTGCAAATTCCAAGTCTAAGGCACAACTTAAATCAACAAGCAACCAAGGGAGTAAACTTCAAAAAATTCCTCGATACTCGTTCAAAATTACTGAAGCTTTTAAACAGTATACGCCCAGATATGAAGTTGCCTTGGCTCATCCAAGCAACTATGGAGAGCGTTATGTTACAGACATTAATGGTCAGTCTATTAACAATCAAGCAATCATAGTACTTCATGAGACTGGTGATTCTGCATCCAGCGCTATTAACACCTTTCAAACAGCTCATGATGATGAGAATCAACAAGTGAGTTACCACGCCTTAATCACGCTAGATGGGACAGTTATTTATATAGTCCCGCCAGACAAGCGAGCCTTTGGCGCAGGTAATTCAGTTTTTGATGGGCCGAATGGGTCGGAAACCATACAAACTAATCCAAATTTAGAGCCATCTGTGAATAATTTTGCTTATCATGTCTCTTTAGAAACACCACCGGAAGGTCGGAATCAAGAACCAACTCATCTAGGTTACACTGATGCTCAATATTATTCGCTGGCTTGGTTAATAGCTCAAAGTCAGGTTCCTGATGCTCGTATTACTACTCACCGTGCAGTAGATCGTTCTGGTACGAGAATTGACCCAAGAAGTTTTGATTTTGATAAGTTTTTAGATTTACTTCATTCCTTCCGTCAACCGCTCGCCATCAATAGGGATAAAAAACAACAGGCAAAAATTGCTGTGTCAGAAATACTAGCTACTATTTTATCCGAAAAAGAATGTAGAGACGCGAAATTTCGCGTCTCTACAAGGATTTTGGGTAACGCATAA
- the ribBA gene encoding bifunctional 3,4-dihydroxy-2-butanone-4-phosphate synthase/GTP cyclohydrolase II, which yields MSQSKTTSTQAFEFDSIDAALADLKAGRVIVVVDDENRENEGDLICAAQFATPDTINFMAVEARGLICLAMTGERLDELDLPLMVSNITDPNQTAFTVSIDAAPNLGVSTGISAEDRARTIQVAINPATKASDLRRPGHIFPIRAREGGVLKRAGHTEAAVDLARLAGLYPAGVICEIQNPDGSMARLPQLIQYAKNHHLKIISIADLISYRLQHDRIVIRETVADLPTQFGLFQIYAYHHTLDNTEHVAIVKGNPSQFGNNPVMVRMHSECLTGDALGSLRCDCRMQLQAALKMIENAGQGVVVYLRQEGRGIGLINKLKAYSLQDMGLDTVEANERLGFPADLRDYGMGAQILMDLGVHKIRLITNNPRKIAGLKGYSLEVVDRVPLLIESNNYNSNYLATKAKKLGHMLLQTYLVTMAIHWQDDPQVIAERYERLEKLRHLAKSHDLLLQEEARPLAIALFDKPSLTVHLGFDQPRLAAHDWYKQKSHPYVQAIGQILDYVVALPYIQKLEFLISPGIDPLSNLQVQLDRQTFPFGTLPSSICCEHLETQKIYSFSR from the coding sequence GTGTCTCAGTCCAAGACAACTTCAACCCAAGCCTTTGAATTTGATTCAATTGACGCCGCTTTGGCAGATTTGAAAGCTGGCCGTGTCATTGTGGTAGTAGATGACGAAAACCGAGAAAATGAAGGGGATTTGATTTGCGCTGCCCAATTTGCTACTCCAGACACGATCAATTTCATGGCGGTGGAAGCGCGGGGGTTGATTTGTCTGGCGATGACAGGCGAGCGTTTGGATGAACTAGACTTACCCTTGATGGTGAGCAATATTACAGATCCAAACCAAACTGCTTTCACCGTCAGTATCGACGCCGCGCCCAATTTGGGAGTTTCTACTGGTATCTCCGCAGAGGACCGCGCTCGTACGATTCAGGTTGCAATTAACCCAGCGACAAAAGCTTCAGACTTACGTCGTCCGGGTCACATTTTTCCCATTCGCGCTAGGGAAGGAGGTGTGCTCAAACGAGCAGGTCATACGGAAGCAGCTGTTGACTTAGCGCGACTAGCTGGATTGTATCCAGCTGGGGTAATTTGTGAAATTCAAAACCCGGATGGTTCAATGGCACGATTACCCCAGTTAATCCAGTATGCCAAGAATCATCATCTGAAAATTATTAGCATTGCGGACTTAATTAGCTATCGCCTCCAGCACGATCGCATTGTTATTCGCGAAACTGTTGCTGACTTACCCACCCAGTTTGGTCTTTTCCAAATTTACGCTTACCACCATACCCTCGATAACACCGAACACGTTGCCATTGTCAAGGGAAATCCTTCGCAGTTCGGTAATAATCCTGTAATGGTGCGGATGCATTCCGAATGTTTAACAGGAGACGCACTGGGTTCTCTGCGTTGTGACTGTCGGATGCAGCTACAAGCAGCCCTGAAAATGATTGAAAATGCGGGTCAAGGTGTGGTTGTATACCTGCGGCAAGAAGGACGGGGAATTGGACTAATTAATAAGTTAAAAGCCTACTCATTACAGGATATGGGGCTAGATACAGTAGAGGCAAACGAACGGTTGGGATTCCCTGCTGACTTGCGTGACTATGGTATGGGAGCGCAAATCCTCATGGACTTGGGCGTACATAAGATTCGTTTGATTACCAATAATCCCCGTAAAATTGCTGGCTTGAAGGGCTACAGCTTGGAAGTAGTCGATCGCGTGCCACTATTGATTGAATCGAATAACTACAATTCCAATTACCTAGCGACAAAAGCGAAAAAGCTGGGTCACATGCTGTTGCAGACATATCTGGTAACAATGGCCATACACTGGCAAGACGACCCACAAGTGATCGCAGAACGCTACGAACGCTTGGAGAAACTGCGGCATTTAGCGAAAAGTCACGATCTACTGTTGCAGGAAGAAGCACGTCCTTTGGCGATCGCTCTATTTGACAAACCTTCTTTAACAGTACATTTAGGATTTGACCAACCGCGACTGGCAGCTCATGATTGGTACAAGCAAAAAAGTCATCCTTACGTACAGGCGATCGGGCAAATTCTTGATTACGTAGTGGCTTTACCTTACATCCAAAAGCTAGAATTTTTAATTTCTCCCGGAATCGATCCCTTAAGTAATTTGCAAGTGCAATTGGATCGACAAACGTTTCCTTTCGGTACATTACCTTCCTCAATTTGTTGTGAGCATCTGGAAACGCAGAAAATATATAGTTTTAGTCGCTAA
- the argC gene encoding N-acetyl-gamma-glutamyl-phosphate reductase translates to MGNFRRVPVGIVGASGYGGVQLVRLLMDHPEVELVYLGGDSSAGKPFADIYPHLAHAVNLSVEAVDPEIIAHRCEVVFLSVPNGLACQIAPKLLEKGCKVLDLSADYRFNNLATYTAWYGKERQDTATAATAVYGLPELFRDRISEAQLIGCPGCYPTASLLALSPLLKQGLIVPETAIIDAKSGTSGGGREAKINMLLAEADNSLTAYGVARHRHTPEIEQICSHLAGHELTIQFTPHLIPMVRGILATVYATLRDPGLVRDDLITIYRAFYRNSAWVKICDPGTYPQTKWACGSNLCYIGIEVDPRTGRAIIMSAIDNLIKGQAGQAIQCMNIMMGWDETLGLPKLGFYP, encoded by the coding sequence ATGGGCAATTTTAGACGCGTACCCGTTGGGATTGTAGGCGCGTCAGGCTATGGCGGAGTTCAGTTGGTGCGTCTACTGATGGATCATCCAGAAGTAGAGCTGGTTTATTTAGGTGGCGATAGCAGTGCTGGAAAGCCGTTTGCGGATATCTATCCACATTTGGCTCATGCAGTTAATCTCTCGGTAGAAGCGGTAGATCCAGAAATCATTGCTCACCGTTGTGAAGTAGTTTTTCTCTCTGTGCCAAATGGTCTGGCTTGCCAAATTGCTCCAAAATTACTAGAAAAAGGATGTAAAGTACTCGATTTGAGTGCTGATTACCGATTTAACAATCTGGCAACTTATACAGCTTGGTATGGTAAAGAGCGGCAAGATACTGCTACTGCTGCAACAGCGGTTTATGGACTACCGGAACTTTTCCGCGATCGCATTTCAGAAGCCCAGCTAATTGGCTGTCCTGGTTGCTATCCTACCGCCAGTCTGCTCGCACTTTCTCCGCTTCTCAAACAAGGGTTGATCGTTCCCGAAACAGCCATTATCGATGCCAAATCCGGCACCTCTGGCGGTGGACGGGAAGCCAAAATCAATATGTTACTAGCCGAAGCTGATAACTCACTGACAGCTTACGGTGTCGCCCGTCACCGCCATACACCAGAAATTGAGCAAATTTGTAGCCACCTGGCAGGTCACGAACTCACCATACAATTTACTCCGCACCTGATCCCGATGGTGCGCGGCATTCTCGCAACAGTGTACGCGACATTACGCGATCCCGGTTTGGTAAGAGATGATCTCATTACCATTTATAGAGCTTTCTACCGCAACTCTGCTTGGGTGAAAATTTGCGATCCCGGCACTTATCCCCAAACCAAATGGGCTTGTGGCAGCAATCTTTGTTATATCGGTATAGAAGTTGACCCACGTACGGGTCGCGCGATCATCATGTCAGCGATTGATAACCTAATCAAAGGACAAGCAGGTCAAGCAATTCAGTGTATGAATATCATGATGGGTTGGGATGAGACTTTGGGCTTACCGAAGTTAGGATTTTATCCTTAA
- the eno gene encoding phosphopyruvate hydratase: MIDTAIEAIVAREILDSRGRPTVEAEVHLVNGVTGLAQVPSGASTGTFEAHELRDKDKSRYGGKGVLKAVQNVKEIITPKLLQMDVLNQELLDRTMITLDGSQNKSHLGANAILAVSLAAAKAGAESLDIPLYRYLGGPLANLLPVPLMNVINGGAHAANNVDFQEFMIVPIGAFSFREALRWGAEVFATLSQVLDEKGLLTGVGDEGGFAPNLESNQVALELLVAAIEKAGYKPGEQVALALDVAASEFYKDGQYVYDGKPHSPAEFVDYLAQLVNQYPIVSIEDGLHEEDWQNWQLLNQKLGDRVQLVGDDLFVTNATRLQKGIDLKAGNAILIKLNQIGSLTETLETIDLATRNGFRSVISHRSGETEDTTIADLAVATRAGQIKTGSLCRSERVAKYNRLLRIEDELGDRAVYAGAVGMGPK, translated from the coding sequence ATGATTGATACTGCCATTGAAGCAATTGTTGCCCGCGAAATTCTTGACTCACGCGGCAGACCAACAGTAGAAGCAGAAGTGCATTTGGTCAACGGTGTAACAGGACTGGCACAGGTTCCCAGTGGTGCGTCTACTGGTACTTTTGAAGCCCACGAATTACGGGATAAGGACAAAAGCCGTTACGGGGGTAAAGGTGTACTTAAGGCAGTGCAAAATGTCAAGGAGATAATTACTCCAAAATTATTACAAATGGATGTCCTGAATCAGGAACTCCTAGATCGCACGATGATTACCCTAGATGGTTCTCAGAACAAATCCCATCTGGGTGCTAATGCGATTTTGGCAGTTTCCCTAGCAGCAGCTAAAGCTGGTGCTGAGTCTTTAGATATTCCCTTGTATCGCTATTTGGGTGGGCCTTTAGCGAATTTATTGCCTGTACCGTTGATGAATGTGATTAACGGCGGTGCCCATGCAGCAAACAATGTCGATTTTCAAGAGTTTATGATTGTCCCCATCGGGGCTTTTTCTTTTCGGGAAGCTTTGCGATGGGGTGCGGAGGTATTTGCCACTCTCAGCCAGGTTTTGGATGAAAAGGGTTTACTGACTGGTGTGGGGGATGAGGGTGGTTTTGCACCTAATCTGGAGTCAAATCAAGTGGCTTTAGAATTGCTAGTTGCTGCTATTGAAAAAGCTGGGTACAAACCAGGAGAACAAGTGGCTTTGGCGTTGGATGTTGCCGCCAGTGAGTTTTACAAAGATGGGCAGTATGTCTACGATGGTAAGCCTCACTCTCCCGCTGAGTTTGTTGACTATCTCGCTCAATTGGTTAATCAATACCCCATTGTCTCGATTGAAGACGGCTTGCACGAAGAAGACTGGCAGAATTGGCAGTTACTCAATCAAAAATTGGGCGATCGCGTACAGTTGGTAGGCGATGATTTGTTTGTCACCAACGCCACCCGCTTGCAAAAGGGCATTGACCTCAAAGCTGGTAACGCAATTTTGATTAAACTCAATCAAATTGGTTCGCTAACCGAAACCTTGGAAACGATTGATTTAGCGACTCGCAACGGTTTCCGGTCGGTGATCAGTCATCGTTCTGGCGAAACAGAAGACACGACGATCGCCGATCTCGCCGTCGCCACCCGTGCAGGTCAAATCAAAACTGGCTCTCTCTGCCGCAGCGAACGGGTGGCAAAATACAACCGCTTGCTGCGAATTGAAGATGAACTGGGCGATCGCGCCGTTTACGCTGGTGCTGTGGGAATGGGACCAAAGTAG
- a CDS encoding 4Fe-4S single cluster domain-containing protein — protein sequence MTQSKTDSYMKLMQIPAGYLNIMGYVDESEVNGPGCRAVVWVQGCLRECPGCFNTESWSFEINQLVSVDSLAEKILSNPRNQGVTFSGGEPFWQAPALASLARKVKAAGLNVMSFSGFTLEQLQSEYAPAGSKDLLEQLDILIDGPYIQSLAINSPDSPVSSSNQRVHVFNPALKDQISWASDQIEIHIFKDGSRLITGYRGRLELGE from the coding sequence ATGACCCAAAGTAAAACCGACTCATACATGAAACTGATGCAGATTCCCGCCGGTTATCTCAACATTATGGGCTATGTAGATGAATCTGAGGTGAATGGCCCTGGATGTCGTGCTGTAGTCTGGGTACAGGGATGCTTGCGGGAATGTCCAGGCTGCTTTAATACAGAATCTTGGTCATTTGAGATTAATCAACTAGTATCTGTTGATAGTCTTGCCGAAAAAATTCTCAGCAATCCTCGCAATCAAGGGGTGACTTTTTCTGGTGGCGAACCCTTTTGGCAAGCACCTGCACTGGCAAGCCTGGCCCGCAAAGTCAAAGCAGCTGGACTAAATGTGATGTCATTTAGTGGTTTTACTTTAGAGCAATTGCAATCTGAGTATGCTCCAGCTGGTTCTAAAGATTTATTAGAGCAGTTAGATATCCTGATTGATGGTCCCTACATCCAATCGCTAGCGATTAACTCTCCCGACTCTCCTGTTTCGTCCAGCAATCAACGGGTTCACGTTTTTAATCCAGCCTTAAAAGACCAGATTTCCTGGGCAAGCGACCAGATAGAGATTCATATTTTTAAGGATGGTAGCCGACTGATCACTGGCTATCGAGGAAGGCTTGAACTGGGAGAATGA
- the gloA gene encoding lactoylglutathione lyase, whose amino-acid sequence MRLLHTMLRVGNLEESLRFYCNVLGMKLLRRKDYPGGEFTLAFIGYGDESDNTVIELTYNWGVEKYDLGNAYGHIAIGVDDIYATCDEIKKRGGKVVREPGPMKHGSTVIAFVEDPDGYKVELIGLGTQGSAVKQEEQKLVAQ is encoded by the coding sequence ATGCGACTCCTACACACAATGCTGCGTGTTGGCAATTTGGAAGAATCGCTGAGGTTCTACTGTAATGTTTTGGGGATGAAGCTACTACGGCGAAAAGATTATCCAGGGGGAGAATTTACTCTTGCTTTTATTGGTTATGGTGACGAAAGCGACAATACCGTCATTGAACTCACTTATAACTGGGGTGTGGAAAAATATGATTTAGGCAACGCTTACGGCCATATCGCCATTGGAGTCGATGATATTTATGCTACCTGTGATGAAATCAAAAAACGTGGTGGTAAGGTGGTGCGGGAACCAGGACCAATGAAACATGGTTCTACAGTAATTGCTTTTGTAGAAGACCCAGATGGGTATAAAGTAGAACTTATTGGGCTGGGTACTCAAGGTTCTGCTGTGAAACAGGAAGAACAAAAACTTGTGGCTCAGTAA
- a CDS encoding iron uptake porin, protein MSVKQCRQQRICSPKFLAGSLVGWGVFSQTCLPSRADSLLPQQLPETNSSDSSLQAAIPEVDTATQVEVSPPETDTTSWQTEFSPTANSESLAINEVSNLDIDSDLLTQQTSVSQLSDVMPTDWAYQALRSLMEKYGVISGYADGTFHGNLPISRYEFAAALAATLDKVESLIGDTLSDRYIQEDMIVLRRLQKEFRSALDDLQQRVDGLEARSSELQAHQFSTTTKLHGEAIIALTDGTDANKTVVSRSRLTFSTSFNQKDLLVTQLEAGNNGGDAIGLAQKEEENLLGTSGVIANGGGLDYAEVESDVKLRRLHYTFRPSQDVAVTVGAKMSPRDFIDRNKYANNEAVDFSSSFFLNNPLIVQNQIDRNGGAGAAVQWNPGDGQFTVRSLYIAADANQPNSTSTEGGLFGDRYQASVEAEYSPSDKLAFRLQYTNALINNTDINAFGFNAEYTFNRNTGIFGRFGFGNYNGNNTSINEDLDLRPVTWAVGVGFRNLLLPGTVAGFAIGQPFVSEDLGNATQTNFEAFYNLQISDNLSVTPTFSLVTNADNDSSNGTLWQTTLRTVFSF, encoded by the coding sequence TTGAGCGTCAAGCAATGCCGACAGCAAAGGATTTGTTCGCCAAAATTCCTAGCGGGGAGTTTAGTCGGTTGGGGCGTTTTCAGCCAAACGTGCTTACCTTCAAGAGCAGATTCTTTGCTACCTCAACAGTTGCCAGAGACTAACAGTTCTGACTCAAGCTTACAAGCAGCTATCCCTGAGGTTGATACAGCCACTCAGGTAGAAGTATCGCCTCCAGAAACCGATACTACTTCTTGGCAAACTGAGTTCTCACCGACTGCAAACTCTGAGTCATTAGCGATAAACGAGGTGAGTAATCTTGACATCGATTCTGATTTATTAACACAGCAAACTTCGGTTTCGCAGTTGTCTGATGTCATGCCCACAGACTGGGCTTATCAGGCATTGCGATCGCTCATGGAAAAATATGGTGTCATCTCTGGCTATGCAGATGGCACCTTTCATGGTAATCTTCCCATCAGCCGTTACGAGTTCGCCGCAGCCCTTGCTGCTACCCTAGATAAAGTGGAGAGTTTGATTGGTGATACTTTGAGCGATCGCTATATCCAAGAAGACATGATTGTCTTACGGCGGTTGCAAAAAGAATTTCGTTCGGCTTTGGATGACTTGCAGCAGCGTGTTGATGGCTTAGAAGCACGCAGCAGCGAACTACAGGCACATCAATTTTCTACTACTACGAAACTGCATGGTGAAGCAATTATTGCCCTCACCGATGGTACTGATGCAAATAAGACTGTAGTCTCTCGTTCGCGATTAACTTTTTCTACTAGCTTTAATCAAAAAGATTTACTGGTAACTCAGCTAGAAGCTGGTAACAATGGTGGTGATGCCATTGGTTTGGCGCAAAAAGAAGAGGAAAACCTGCTGGGAACTAGTGGTGTCATCGCCAATGGCGGCGGACTTGATTACGCGGAAGTAGAATCTGATGTCAAGCTGAGACGCTTACACTATACCTTTCGTCCTTCCCAAGATGTGGCAGTCACGGTTGGTGCGAAAATGTCACCGCGAGATTTTATTGACCGTAACAAGTATGCCAATAACGAGGCTGTTGATTTTAGTTCTAGCTTTTTCTTGAATAATCCCCTGATTGTCCAAAATCAAATTGATCGCAATGGCGGTGCTGGTGCTGCTGTTCAGTGGAACCCAGGTGACGGTCAATTCACTGTGCGATCGCTCTATATCGCTGCCGATGCCAATCAACCAAATTCTACCAGCACCGAAGGCGGTTTATTTGGCGATCGCTATCAAGCAAGTGTGGAAGCTGAATACTCGCCTAGCGACAAGCTAGCATTCAGGCTGCAATATACAAATGCTCTCATTAATAATACTGACATTAATGCTTTTGGTTTTAATGCTGAGTATACCTTCAATCGCAATACAGGGATTTTTGGTCGCTTCGGATTTGGTAATTACAATGGAAACAATACGTCTATTAATGAGGATTTAGATCTACGTCCAGTGACCTGGGCGGTGGGTGTAGGTTTTCGTAATCTTCTGCTTCCCGGTACTGTTGCAGGTTTTGCCATTGGTCAGCCTTTTGTCAGCGAAGATTTAGGTAATGCCACCCAGACTAATTTTGAAGCATTCTACAATTTGCAAATCAGCGACAACCTTAGTGTTACTCCCACATTCTCACTCGTAACAAACGCCGATAACGACAGTTCCAACGGTACTCTTTGGCAAACCACCCTCAGAACAGTATTTTCGTTTTAA
- the clpB gene encoding ATP-dependent chaperone ClpB, with protein MQPTDPDKFTDKAWEGIVKSQDIVRAYQQQQLEVEHLILALLQQENGLAARILNRAGVDANRLQQQLEDFTRRQPKVGRADQLYLGRYLDTLLDLADEARVRMKDSYVSVEHILLAFVEDERIGRRMLKSFNLDTAKLEATIKAIRGSQKVTDQNPESRYEALQKFGRDLTEQAKAGKLDPVIGRDDEIRRVIQVLSRRSKNNPVLIGEPGVGKTAIAEALAQRIVNGDVPESLKNRQLIALDMGSLIAGAKYRGEFEDRLKSVLKEVTESNGQIVLFIDELHTVVGAGSGQQGSMDAGNLLKPMLARGELRCIGASTLDEYRKYIEKDAALERRFQQVYVDQPSIENTISILRGLKERYEVHHNVKISDSALVAAATLSARYINDRFLPDKAIDLVDEAAAQLKMEITSKPTELETIDRRLMRLEMEKLSLAGEEKATVQTKERLERIEREIANLTEKQQELNGQWQGEKQLLEAISALKQEEEKLRVQIEQAERAYDLNKAAQLKYGKLEGVQRDREIKEAELLKIQAEGTTLLREQVTEADIAEIVAKWTGIPVNRLLESERQKLLQLENHLHERVVGQQEAVSAVAAAIRRARAGMKDPGRPIGSFLFMGPTGVGKTELARALAQFLFDSDDALVRLDMSEYMEKHSVSRLVGAPPGYVGYEEGGQLSEAIRRRPYSVVLLDEVEKAHPDVFNILLQVLDDGRITDSQGRTVDFRNTVIVMTSNIGSEHILDISGDDSQYEKMRNRVMDALRSHFRPEFLNRVDDLIIFHPLSRSEMRQIVRIQLKRVENLLADQKISLEISSAACDYLTEVGYDPVYGARPIKRAIQREVENAIATKILENTFIAGDTVVIDKGDNGLTFTKKKVVTVPAPQSKTYILEASSEV; from the coding sequence ATGCAGCCTACAGATCCGGATAAATTTACAGATAAAGCCTGGGAAGGGATTGTCAAATCTCAGGATATAGTGCGTGCCTATCAACAACAACAATTAGAAGTTGAACATTTAATACTAGCTCTATTACAACAAGAAAACGGCTTAGCAGCACGTATCCTCAACCGTGCTGGTGTAGATGCTAACCGTCTGCAACAACAACTTGAAGATTTTACCCGTCGTCAGCCTAAAGTTGGGAGAGCCGATCAGCTTTACTTAGGTCGCTACTTAGATACGCTGCTAGACTTAGCTGATGAAGCGAGAGTCAGGATGAAAGATTCCTACGTTTCTGTAGAACATATACTTCTCGCCTTTGTAGAGGATGAACGCATCGGACGGCGGATGCTCAAAAGCTTTAACCTAGACACTGCCAAGTTGGAGGCTACTATTAAAGCAATTCGCGGTAGTCAAAAAGTCACCGACCAAAATCCAGAGTCTCGCTACGAAGCTTTGCAAAAATTTGGTAGAGACTTGACAGAACAGGCAAAAGCTGGGAAACTCGACCCCGTGATTGGTCGGGATGACGAAATCCGTCGGGTAATTCAGGTATTATCTCGTCGTAGCAAGAACAACCCAGTTTTGATTGGTGAACCAGGGGTGGGTAAAACTGCGATCGCTGAAGCTTTGGCACAGCGGATCGTTAATGGCGACGTACCCGAATCTTTGAAAAATCGCCAACTCATCGCCCTTGATATGGGCAGTTTGATTGCTGGAGCAAAATACCGAGGTGAATTTGAAGACCGCCTTAAATCAGTTTTAAAGGAAGTTACGGAATCCAACGGTCAAATAGTCCTGTTTATTGACGAACTGCATACTGTCGTTGGTGCTGGTTCCGGGCAACAAGGCTCAATGGATGCCGGGAATTTGCTCAAACCCATGCTGGCGCGGGGAGAACTGCGCTGTATTGGTGCAAGCACACTCGATGAGTACCGCAAATACATCGAAAAAGACGCGGCATTAGAACGGCGTTTTCAGCAGGTATATGTAGATCAACCCAGCATAGAAAATACGATTTCTATTCTGCGGGGGCTGAAAGAACGTTATGAAGTGCATCACAACGTCAAAATATCGGATTCGGCGTTAGTGGCAGCTGCTACTTTGTCAGCAAGATACATTAATGACCGCTTCTTGCCAGACAAAGCCATTGACTTGGTGGATGAAGCAGCAGCCCAGTTGAAAATGGAGATTACCTCAAAGCCAACGGAATTGGAAACAATTGACCGCCGATTGATGCGGCTAGAAATGGAAAAGCTGTCTCTGGCTGGAGAAGAAAAAGCTACAGTTCAAACAAAAGAGCGTTTAGAGCGAATTGAGCGAGAAATAGCCAATTTGACGGAAAAACAACAAGAATTAAATGGGCAATGGCAAGGTGAAAAGCAGTTATTAGAGGCAATTAGCGCCTTGAAGCAAGAAGAAGAAAAGCTGCGGGTGCAGATTGAACAGGCAGAACGTGCTTATGACTTAAATAAAGCTGCCCAGTTAAAGTATGGCAAATTGGAGGGAGTGCAGCGCGATCGCGAAATCAAAGAAGCCGAGTTACTGAAAATTCAGGCTGAAGGCACAACCTTGTTGCGGGAACAAGTCACCGAAGCCGATATTGCTGAAATCGTCGCTAAATGGACAGGAATTCCTGTAAATCGTCTCTTAGAGTCGGAACGGCAGAAATTGTTGCAACTCGAAAATCACTTGCACGAACGAGTTGTTGGGCAACAGGAAGCTGTATCAGCTGTTGCAGCGGCAATTCGTCGCGCCCGTGCTGGTATGAAAGATCCTGGCCGTCCTATTGGTTCATTTTTATTCATGGGGCCAACAGGAGTCGGTAAAACAGAACTCGCTCGTGCATTAGCGCAGTTTCTCTTTGATTCGGATGACGCCCTCGTACGTTTGGATATGTCCGAGTATATGGAAAAACACTCGGTCTCACGCTTAGTGGGAGCGCCACCAGGATACGTTGGCTACGAAGAAGGCGGTCAACTTTCCGAAGCAATTCGCCGCCGCCCTTACTCAGTGGTATTACTGGATGAAGTCGAAAAAGCTCACCCAGATGTGTTTAATATTTTGTTGCAGGTGCTAGATGACGGTAGAATTACGGATAGTCAGGGGCGAACAGTTGATTTCCGCAATACCGTCATTGTCATGACGAGTAACATTGGTAGCGAACACATCTTGGATATATCAGGCGATGACTCCCAGTATGAGAAAATGCGGAACCGCGTCATGGATGCTTTGCGATCGCACTTCCGCCCCGAATTTCTCAACCGCGTTGACGACTTGATTATTTTCCATCCCCTCAGTCGCAGCGAAATGCGGCAAATTGTTCGCATTCAACTCAAACGGGTCGAAAATCTACTTGCAGACCAAAAAATCTCCTTGGAGATATCTTCTGCTGCTTGCGATTATCTCACAGAAGTCGGTTATGACCCAGTTTACGGCGCACGTCCCATCAAACGGGCAATTCAAAGAGAAGTGGAAAATGCGATCGCTACCAAAATCCTAGAGAATACCTTTATTGCTGGTGATACAGTTGTCATTGACAAGGGAGATAACGGGCTAACCTTTACTAAAAAAAAGGTAGTAACAGTACCAGCACCGCAAAGTAAAACCTACATACTAGAAGCATCCAGCGAGGTTTGA